The Acidobacteriota bacterium genome includes a window with the following:
- a CDS encoding response regulator transcription factor: MPEKVARILLVDDHQLVAFALRKLLETRHEVVDIATSGRQMLELAPVLRPDIILTDIAMPGLDGLEATRRLSSGRIHIPVIILTMHDEPEQVRAAFEAGASGYLVKGSDPRELFEAIATVLAGGRFLSSAVGGDVIGSFLFPGAKPPGSSLTDRETEVAALVGAGLDNSEISRQLCIAEVTVRSHCLKIGSKLGLRNRVEIARHALSQGWASL, translated from the coding sequence ATGCCCGAAAAGGTAGCGCGGATCCTGCTCGTCGATGATCATCAGCTGGTTGCTTTCGCTCTCCGCAAGCTCTTGGAGACTCGCCACGAGGTCGTAGACATTGCGACCAGCGGTCGACAGATGTTGGAGCTGGCGCCGGTGCTTCGCCCCGACATCATCCTCACCGACATCGCGATGCCCGGTCTCGATGGTCTCGAGGCCACCCGGCGGTTGAGCTCCGGGCGCATTCACATCCCCGTCATCATCCTCACCATGCACGACGAGCCGGAGCAGGTCAGGGCTGCTTTCGAGGCTGGCGCATCGGGGTATTTGGTCAAGGGATCCGATCCGAGAGAGCTCTTCGAGGCGATCGCCACGGTATTGGCCGGGGGCCGATTCCTCAGTTCCGCCGTGGGCGGTGATGTCATCGGATCGTTCCTCTTTCCCGGGGCCAAGCCCCCGGGCTCCTCGCTGACGGATCGCGAAACCGAGGTTGCGGCCCTGGTAGGAGCGGGTCTCGACAACTCGGAGATCTCTCGCCAGCTGTGCATCGCTGAAGTCACGGTGCGCAGCCACTGCTTGAAGATCGGTAGCAAGCTGGGTTTGAGGAACCGGGTAGAGATCGCCCGCCACGCCCTGAGCCAGGGTTGGGCTTCCCTCTGA